In Bordetella holmesii ATCC 51541, the following proteins share a genomic window:
- a CDS encoding asnC family protein, with protein MDADKVGLGLLAYVTIRLNKHVGGSHASMADFHRDVLLWPEVVECYAMSGDMDYLLRVQVQDLAHFSRFAMDTLMLHPAVVDMKSFFALQQVKETTELHV; from the coding sequence GTGGATGCCGACAAAGTCGGCCTGGGGCTGCTGGCCTACGTAACCATACGCTTGAACAAGCATGTGGGCGGCAGTCACGCGTCGATGGCTGACTTTCATCGCGATGTGCTGCTCTGGCCGGAGGTCGTAGAGTGCTATGCCATGTCGGGCGACATGGACTATCTGTTGCGTGTCCAGGTGCAGGATCTGGCGCACTTCTCTCGATTTGCCATGGATACACTCATGCTGCACCCTGCGGTAGTCGACATGAAATCCTTCTTTGCCTTGCAACAGGTCAAGGAAACGACCGAGCTGCACGTCTAA